One Bos taurus isolate L1 Dominette 01449 registration number 42190680 breed Hereford chromosome 3, ARS-UCD2.0, whole genome shotgun sequence DNA window includes the following coding sequences:
- the EBNA1BP2 gene encoding probable rRNA-processing protein EBP2 (The RefSeq protein has 1 substitution compared to this genomic sequence) has translation MDTPPLSGSDSDSDDSLVTDRELQEAFSRGLLKPGLNVVLEGPKKAVNDVNGLKQCLAEFKRDLEWVERLDVTLGPVPEISGPQSTSQNQDPKAVDPEDDFKREMSFYRQAQAAVLAVLPRLHQLKVPTKRPTDYFAEMAKSDQQMQKIRQKLQAKQAAMEKSEKAKQLRALRKYGKKVQTEVLQKRQKEKSHMMSAIKKYQKGFSDKLDFLEGDQKPAARSTKEGAKGQQMRKGPNAKRRYKNQKFGYGGKKKGSKWNTRESYDDVSSFRAKTAHGRGLKRPGKKGSNKRPGKRTREKMKSRRH, from the exons ATGGACACCCCCCCGCTCTCAGGTTCGGACTCCGATTCTGATGACTGTCTTGTCACAGACAGAGAG TTGCAGGAGGCGTTTTCCCGAGGGCTTCTGAAGCCAGGCCTCAACGTGGTGCTAGAGGGGCCGAAGAAGGCCGTGAACGACGTG AATGGCCTGAAGCAGTGTTTGGCTGAATTCAAGCGGGATCTGGAATGGGTTGAAAGGCTTGATGTGACCCTGGGTCCGGTACCAGAAATCAGTGGACCTCAGTCAACATCTCAGAACCAGGATCCGAAAGCTGTTGATCCAGAAGATGACTTTAAGCGTGAGATGAGCTT CTACCGTCAAGCCCAGGCAGCAGTGCTTGCAGTATTGCCCCGCCTCCATCAGCTCAAAGTGCCTACCAAGCGGCCTACGGATTATTTTGCAGAGATGGCCAAGTCTGATCAGCAGATGCAGAAG ATTCGACAGAAACTGCAGGCTAAACAGGCCGCCATGGAGAAGTCGGAAAAGGCTAAGCAGCTGCGAGCACTTAGAAAATATGGAAAGAAG GTGCAAACAGAGGTTCTTCAGAAGCGGCAGAAGGAGAAGTCACACATGATGAGCGCCATTAAGAAATATCAGAAAG GTTTCTCTGATAAACTGGACTTCCTCGAGGGAGATCAGAAGCCTGCTGCACGGAGCACAAAAGAAGGAGCCAAAGGCCAGCAAATGAGGAAGGG GCCTAATGCCAAGCGACGCTATAAAAACCAGAAGTTTGGTTATGGTGGGAAGAAGAAAGGCTCCAAGTGGAACACTCGTGAGAGCTATGATGATGTATCCAGCTTCCGGGCCAAGACAGCTCATGGCAGGGGCCTCAAGAGGCCTGGAAAGAAAGGATCGAAT AAAAGACCTGGAAAACGGacaagagagaaaatgaagagcAGAAGACACTAA